Proteins encoded together in one Lachnospiraceae bacterium JLR.KK008 window:
- a CDS encoding glycosyltransferase, with protein sequence MEKDKKIKISVVLTTRNRKYEIARALSCVMEQTFAPYEIILIDDASDDGTKKYLADSLDLTSVVYIKNEERAGVGASRNTGINVAKGDYIAFLDSDNEWEKNKLEVFAGYLHKENNLDFVCSRYEKRVEFKLVFLPEGITKSKVCGNSDIFMFNPADASATVYKKEFLEQSGGFLEGSDADIDWEILLRAARTKELRFCMIPEVLSRNWTMYDGLMSHTDVRLRAWIELLKTYQEEILSQSLGFEAFNQFIIQNRHLLSEQQTRQMFFETFCNDIRWQNCIYNHYQSQLAEKQQQVYKKNSFYEFVRTWLETKINGKDISDTLFARGIKSVAIYGFGIHGRLLYSDLVQSEKIKVLYVIDKERDNLSDKPEIQVLSLEDKLPAVDAIIVTPYLQFDMIKTELEKLCTYQLIPINDIVQQSRE encoded by the coding sequence ATGGAGAAGGACAAAAAAATAAAAATATCTGTAGTGCTTACTACAAGAAACAGAAAATATGAGATAGCCAGAGCGTTAAGCTGTGTAATGGAACAGACATTTGCTCCTTATGAAATCATATTGATTGATGACGCGTCGGATGATGGGACCAAAAAATATCTTGCGGACTCGTTGGATCTTACATCCGTAGTTTATATAAAAAACGAAGAGAGAGCTGGAGTCGGCGCGTCAAGAAATACTGGGATCAATGTTGCTAAGGGGGATTATATTGCTTTTTTAGACAGTGATAATGAATGGGAAAAAAATAAACTGGAAGTCTTTGCAGGGTATCTGCATAAGGAAAATAATTTGGATTTTGTGTGTTCAAGATATGAGAAAAGAGTCGAATTTAAGCTTGTATTCTTACCGGAAGGTATTACAAAAAGTAAAGTTTGTGGAAATTCAGATATATTTATGTTTAATCCGGCAGATGCTTCTGCAACGGTATACAAAAAAGAGTTTCTGGAACAGTCAGGCGGATTTCTGGAGGGGAGCGATGCGGACATTGACTGGGAGATACTGTTGAGGGCAGCAAGAACAAAAGAGTTACGGTTTTGTATGATTCCGGAAGTTTTGTCCAGGAATTGGACAATGTATGACGGCCTTATGAGTCATACAGATGTCCGCTTGAGGGCGTGGATAGAATTACTAAAAACATATCAGGAGGAAATTTTATCGCAGAGTTTAGGATTTGAAGCATTCAACCAGTTCATCATTCAAAATCGTCATTTATTATCGGAACAACAGACAAGGCAAATGTTTTTTGAGACATTTTGCAATGATATTCGATGGCAGAATTGTATATATAATCATTATCAATCACAGTTAGCGGAAAAACAGCAGCAGGTTTATAAGAAGAATAGTTTTTATGAATTTGTTCGTACATGGTTAGAGACAAAAATAAACGGGAAAGACATCAGCGATACTTTGTTTGCAAGAGGAATAAAAAGTGTGGCTATCTATGGATTTGGCATTCATGGGAGATTGCTATATTCAGATCTTGTACAGAGCGAAAAAATAAAGGTATTATATGTAATTGATAAAGAAAGAGACAATCTCTCCGACAAACCCGAGATACAGGTATTAAGTTTGGAGGACAAATTGCCTGCGGTTGACGCGATCATAGTAACCCCTTATTTACAGTTTGATATGATTAAAACAGAACTTGAAAAACTTTGTACATATCAGTTGATTCCAATAAATGATATAGTGCAACAGTCAAGGGAGTAG
- a CDS encoding acyltransferase family protein has protein sequence MRGGISLFYEFFPAYSFHMGLFMFSSGYFYKDAAENNVFKYILKKLKRLIFPMYIWNFFYALFAQFMSIKGFLPQTGWGGLRALFIEPIISGHQYIYNLGAWFVVPLFMVEVFHVVYRRIFLMIKNDVKEYICVIIALTFGMCGVYISSKGYNVGWWLVLARFLHFFPFYCSGVFYNRILERKDCLPNGFYFLLIFTIQLMIIVVNGGAPLYEQVWSKFTSFTFMPYIVGFLGIAFWLRITRILTPVIGKSKIINLIADNTFSIMVNQFLGFMLVKSFYACGFKYTDFLFQDFNWEAYHTDIWYYYLPKGLSQTAIIYVFVSITLSISIQLLINKIKSLCRAKVRL, from the coding sequence GTGCGGGGGGGGATTTCTTTATTTTATGAATTTTTTCCGGCCTATAGCTTTCATATGGGTTTATTCATGTTTTCTTCGGGGTATTTTTATAAGGACGCCGCAGAAAACAATGTATTTAAATACATATTAAAAAAGTTGAAAAGACTGATTTTTCCAATGTATATATGGAATTTTTTTTATGCGTTGTTTGCTCAATTCATGTCAATAAAAGGATTTTTACCACAGACAGGGTGGGGAGGTCTTAGAGCGTTATTTATTGAGCCGATAATATCAGGACACCAATATATTTACAATCTTGGCGCATGGTTTGTTGTGCCGTTATTTATGGTTGAAGTATTTCATGTCGTTTATCGAAGAATTTTTTTAATGATCAAGAATGATGTAAAAGAATATATATGTGTTATAATTGCATTGACTTTTGGAATGTGTGGTGTTTATATATCAAGTAAAGGGTACAATGTTGGATGGTGGTTAGTGCTTGCCCGGTTTCTTCATTTTTTTCCGTTTTACTGTTCGGGCGTTTTTTATAACAGAATTTTGGAACGGAAGGATTGTTTGCCTAATGGTTTCTATTTTTTACTGATTTTCACGATTCAACTTATGATTATTGTTGTAAATGGAGGCGCGCCTTTATATGAGCAGGTGTGGAGCAAATTTACATCTTTTACGTTTATGCCATATATAGTAGGATTTTTAGGAATTGCCTTTTGGTTGAGAATTACAAGAATATTAACACCTGTTATAGGAAAGAGTAAAATTATTAATTTGATTGCAGATAATACATTTTCAATCATGGTTAATCAGTTCTTGGGGTTTATGTTAGTAAAATCATTTTATGCCTGTGGATTTAAATATACAGATTTTTTATTTCAGGATTTTAATTGGGAGGCTTATCACACAGATATTTGGTATTATTATTTACCTAAGGGATTATCGCAAACGGCTATTATATATGTATTTGTTTCCATTACATTGTCAATTTCGATTCAACTGTTGATTAATAAAATAAAGAGTTTGTGTAGAGCGAAGGTAAGACTTTAG
- a CDS encoding LicD family protein, with protein MNNPNHNTTTYIDQIIHDSIMASSDHDYSAILASDSREEIHCQLSEAYSHSLVWYPFAPEAHVLVLEDGFGPFLGDLCNRVKEVTVLAPSSLRVEAISHRYKKYRNLQVESGSLKNLTNTQIYDYVIVMDGSSLDEQNIVQLLSCVRDSGRLLLGVDNRFGLQNWCGKADVVSGIPLNGIASGCKVQENGEADKNTVEGTKKENEREILKRNDSCGLDKKGLQQLFAGCGLSEHNYKFYYPMPDHRCVKGIYTDERQPKNEEIAYLGSSYIRQKSALMVDTDILPDIVENGVFLFFANSYMVEISKDGSFAQVNCGLLPWTTNEKNAGGKAGKFDETEGEDRGGEQRYTEQDSAKAREQTARNRELLAVKGNAQIWEPDSDAERIREVKKVQIDLLGRLKLVCDRHHLQLYLIYGTLLGAVRHGGMIPGDDDIDVALPREDYNKLMKLTDEFPDPYFLQTPWNDQCFYGGYSRLRNKETTSIHPHNWFADCCEGIGIDIFPLDYGYANPLSQWLKQKRLCFYQRMLYAKAYGFFARFLDMPLLIWKFYKYLGLPFSRQKLADRLDRIAAGGDGKHRFGIYTHYSRGKSYRRLSARAFEEKVVMQYENILLDAPAGYDKLLSKQYGNNYMTMPCHEEGKQRHGFYDVQVPYGQYKVRFLGGSTLDLGDRELVLFGDSTLFSYFFERYPKYRPAHIVTTGTWKSPDEINGITVEDLAEFMHAYPVTENRDKFYCVICTIYVREAERILKDAGLDEYHIFAYNRYWLLLADTSYALKEIEEDGEENDR; from the coding sequence ATGAACAACCCAAACCACAATACAACAACCTATATTGATCAAATCATTCACGATTCCATTATGGCTTCATCTGATCATGACTACTCAGCCATTCTGGCTTCAGATTCCCGCGAAGAGATACATTGTCAGTTGAGCGAGGCATATAGCCATTCATTGGTGTGGTATCCGTTTGCTCCGGAGGCACATGTTCTGGTACTGGAAGACGGATTCGGGCCATTTCTGGGTGATCTGTGTAACAGAGTAAAAGAAGTGACGGTGCTGGCACCGTCTTCTTTGCGTGTGGAGGCAATTTCGCACAGATATAAAAAGTATCGAAATTTGCAGGTAGAATCCGGAAGCTTGAAGAACCTGACAAATACACAGATTTATGATTACGTAATCGTGATGGACGGAAGTTCTCTTGATGAGCAGAATATAGTACAGCTGTTGTCCTGTGTCAGGGACAGTGGGCGTTTGCTGCTCGGTGTGGACAATCGGTTCGGGTTGCAGAACTGGTGCGGTAAAGCGGATGTTGTATCAGGAATTCCATTAAACGGGATTGCGTCAGGGTGTAAGGTTCAGGAGAACGGGGAAGCTGATAAAAACACGGTAGAGGGAACGAAAAAGGAAAACGAAAGGGAGATTTTGAAGAGAAACGACAGCTGCGGTTTGGATAAAAAAGGTTTGCAACAACTGTTTGCCGGCTGTGGTCTGTCAGAGCATAATTATAAATTTTATTATCCGATGCCGGATCACAGATGTGTAAAGGGCATATACACGGATGAGCGGCAGCCGAAAAATGAGGAAATCGCATATTTGGGCAGCAGTTATATCCGGCAGAAAAGCGCTCTGATGGTCGATACAGATATTTTGCCAGATATTGTAGAGAATGGAGTATTTCTCTTCTTTGCCAACAGTTATATGGTTGAAATTTCAAAGGACGGCAGTTTCGCGCAGGTGAATTGCGGTTTGCTGCCATGGACGACAAACGAAAAGAACGCAGGCGGTAAGGCCGGGAAGTTTGACGAGACAGAAGGGGAAGACAGGGGAGGGGAACAGCGTTATACAGAACAAGACAGCGCGAAAGCCCGTGAACAGACCGCCAGAAACCGCGAGCTTTTGGCGGTTAAGGGGAATGCGCAAATCTGGGAACCGGACAGTGATGCAGAGCGGATTCGTGAAGTCAAAAAGGTACAGATTGATCTGCTTGGCCGGCTAAAGCTCGTGTGTGACAGGCATCATTTGCAACTCTATCTGATCTATGGCACGCTGCTTGGGGCAGTGCGCCATGGCGGAATGATACCGGGGGATGATGACATTGATGTGGCGCTTCCGCGGGAAGATTATAATAAACTGATGAAACTTACAGATGAATTTCCCGATCCATATTTCTTGCAGACACCGTGGAATGATCAGTGCTTTTACGGCGGATATTCCAGACTGCGCAACAAAGAGACGACGTCAATCCATCCGCATAACTGGTTCGCCGACTGCTGTGAGGGGATCGGGATTGATATTTTCCCCTTGGACTATGGGTATGCCAACCCGCTGTCACAATGGTTGAAACAGAAACGGCTCTGCTTTTATCAGCGTATGCTGTATGCCAAGGCGTACGGATTTTTTGCCAGATTTCTTGATATGCCGTTGTTGATCTGGAAATTTTATAAATATCTCGGGCTGCCGTTTTCCAGACAGAAGCTGGCCGACAGACTTGACCGGATCGCTGCAGGCGGAGACGGAAAGCATCGTTTCGGCATATACACGCATTACAGCCGGGGGAAAAGCTATCGCAGATTAAGTGCCCGGGCATTTGAGGAAAAAGTTGTGATGCAGTATGAAAATATTTTGCTCGATGCGCCGGCAGGATATGATAAACTGTTGTCAAAGCAGTATGGGAACAATTACATGACGATGCCCTGCCATGAGGAAGGGAAGCAGCGGCATGGGTTTTATGATGTACAGGTACCTTATGGACAGTATAAGGTCCGCTTTTTGGGAGGAAGCACACTTGACCTGGGAGACAGAGAGCTTGTTCTCTTTGGAGACAGTACACTCTTTTCTTATTTTTTTGAGCGTTATCCCAAGTATCGGCCGGCCCATATCGTGACGACCGGTACATGGAAGAGCCCGGATGAAATAAATGGAATTACCGTGGAAGACCTTGCGGAATTTATGCATGCATATCCGGTAACAGAAAACAGGGACAAGTTCTATTGCGTTATCTGTACGATCTATGTGCGGGAGGCGGAGCGGATTCTGAAAGACGCAGGCTTGGATGAATATCATATCTTTGCGTATAACAGGTATTGGTTGCTATTAGCGGATACATCGTATGCTCTGAAGGAGATTGAAGAAGATGGAGAAGAAAATGACAGATGA
- a CDS encoding LicD family protein has product MEKKMTDEKTGYLVCDLETFDLAKIKCLESCRSRCDKLIVGVPSDELVVRMTDAQPQQSFEKKKELLLLLKAVDEVVSVDVDNITKADSYEQLHYDICFYGSEYGRYFQEDRKFLQDRGVEMVPLLPATLGGPNSLRMALENGAPGKKVILFGTGAYFDSYMKQYSSKYMPAYAVDNSCEKWGTKKDGVEIKSPSALMDEDPQKVFIILCCKNYGVVLEQLLEMKAFNYRPMRADDMTGVFDEYAVTWRDDMAYVNRAHSLLKILMKEFDAVCKKYHLRYYVISGSLIGIVRHQALIPWDDDIDVAMPRKDYEILKQKANEIWKDNDFLFLEYDQIGEDVFYDFMTRFVYLKEEIATGIFRKASDKAREDIKNRMIIDIYVLDNTVGGWKHKLITTMIKGVYALGMGHRGYVDYADYGRLSGVSLQVLRMVNGIGRMIPLKVLFAMYEKLRTYADKKETEYYFESDGVIHYMPYLYEKKLYGDGTRLKMWDMDVMVPADYDGLLKAKGYGDYMQFPPVNCRKPSHSPKTCGVIW; this is encoded by the coding sequence ATGGAGAAGAAAATGACAGATGAAAAAACAGGATACCTTGTATGTGATTTGGAGACATTTGATCTGGCAAAGATCAAATGTCTCGAATCATGCAGGAGCCGTTGTGATAAATTGATCGTAGGTGTGCCCTCAGATGAACTGGTTGTGAGAATGACTGACGCGCAGCCACAGCAGTCGTTTGAGAAAAAGAAAGAACTGCTGCTCTTACTGAAGGCGGTGGATGAAGTAGTCTCTGTCGATGTGGATAATATTACAAAGGCGGACAGTTATGAGCAACTGCATTATGATATTTGTTTTTATGGTTCGGAATATGGCAGGTATTTCCAGGAAGATCGAAAGTTCTTGCAGGACAGGGGAGTTGAGATGGTTCCACTGCTGCCAGCGACGCTTGGCGGGCCGAACTCTCTTCGCATGGCGCTGGAGAACGGGGCGCCTGGCAAAAAGGTGATTTTATTTGGCACAGGCGCTTATTTTGATTCTTATATGAAACAATATAGTTCAAAGTATATGCCTGCCTATGCAGTTGACAACTCTTGTGAGAAATGGGGGACAAAGAAGGACGGGGTGGAGATTAAGTCACCGTCTGCTCTGATGGACGAAGATCCGCAGAAGGTATTTATCATATTGTGCTGTAAAAATTATGGGGTGGTGCTGGAACAGCTTTTGGAGATGAAAGCATTCAATTACAGACCGATGCGGGCAGATGACATGACCGGTGTATTTGACGAGTATGCCGTTACCTGGCGGGATGACATGGCCTATGTGAACAGGGCGCATAGTTTATTAAAAATATTAATGAAAGAATTTGATGCAGTCTGTAAAAAGTATCATCTGCGTTACTATGTGATCAGCGGTTCCTTGATCGGAATTGTCAGACATCAGGCGCTGATTCCCTGGGACGACGACATTGATGTGGCGATGCCGCGGAAAGACTATGAAATATTGAAGCAGAAGGCGAATGAGATCTGGAAGGATAACGATTTTCTGTTTTTGGAGTATGACCAGATTGGCGAAGACGTCTTCTATGATTTTATGACACGATTTGTATATTTAAAAGAAGAAATTGCGACAGGGATATTCCGCAAGGCATCCGATAAGGCGAGAGAAGATATTAAAAACCGTATGATCATTGATATATATGTGCTTGACAATACGGTGGGAGGCTGGAAGCATAAGCTCATAACGACAATGATAAAAGGGGTCTATGCACTTGGCATGGGGCATCGCGGCTATGTAGACTATGCGGACTATGGGCGACTCTCCGGGGTATCGCTCCAGGTACTGCGGATGGTCAACGGAATTGGCAGAATGATTCCGCTGAAGGTTTTATTTGCCATGTATGAAAAGCTCCGTACTTACGCGGATAAAAAAGAGACAGAGTATTACTTTGAGTCAGACGGAGTGATTCATTATATGCCCTATCTCTACGAGAAGAAGTTGTATGGTGATGGAACCAGATTAAAGATGTGGGATATGGATGTGATGGTGCCGGCTGACTATGATGGCCTGCTGAAGGCAAAGGGATATGGGGATTATATGCAGTTCCCGCCGGTGAACTGCCGGAAACCGTCTCATTCGCCGAAGACATGCGGGGTAATTTGGTAG
- a CDS encoding glycosyltransferase family 4 protein codes for MKNIMYFLDYGRAYGGAAHTLMQQAILMRKNGYKINVVISNYYKNEIDVSYQRICDSYHIFLHKVPFVMSSTPEDINYIEIRNHYSKVKELIESCMPDILHSVQINVTVELVSRELKIPHIMNIYQAKQSFFSFKYLDIFPRYHLCDSELYRKAWSHNLGCHSCCVRTYAKHLDGKQINKRSLVFLCVGAICERKNQLEVIKAFEHLTKDKIDARLILCGDDNNEYGAVCRDYVAENQLSESVKFAGFCVDINEYYINADILVCGSKIESYPNVVSEALASDCVVVSTPVGGVPEVIKDEENGYLCDGFDSCSIAEKMKEAVSDYFERKGHMIRQCAQNTYQQNHSENAVYHAVQAYYDFVLNDYQRKKSEQEIKYEDLKMMFEDLYERYCEYTDLVLDPLFISYKLWYLYHIGKLYLQDFRTKPIYLWGTDWATIVVVEMMAVFFPQLEVSGFIGNDHGALFLGKTICSPETVLSDKNSIIFIATEDEQEFIERSLESHGKKCGQDYFMMAIRVW; via the coding sequence ATGAAAAACATTATGTATTTCCTTGATTACGGCAGGGCTTATGGTGGCGCAGCGCATACGCTTATGCAGCAAGCAATATTAATGAGAAAAAACGGTTATAAAATTAATGTTGTTATATCCAATTATTATAAAAATGAAATAGATGTTTCTTATCAGAGGATATGTGATTCTTATCATATCTTTTTGCATAAGGTTCCCTTTGTCATGTCTTCTACTCCTGAAGACATCAATTATATTGAAATAAGAAATCATTACAGCAAAGTAAAAGAATTAATTGAATCTTGTATGCCTGATATATTGCATTCGGTACAGATCAATGTAACGGTGGAACTTGTTTCCAGAGAGTTAAAAATACCACATATCATGAATATATATCAGGCAAAACAGTCTTTTTTTTCCTTTAAATATTTAGATATATTCCCCAGGTATCACCTCTGTGACTCAGAGCTGTATAGAAAGGCGTGGAGCCATAATCTTGGATGCCATTCATGCTGCGTTCGTACATATGCGAAACACCTGGATGGAAAACAGATAAATAAAAGGAGCTTGGTATTTTTATGTGTCGGAGCTATATGTGAGAGAAAAAATCAGTTGGAGGTTATAAAGGCATTTGAACATTTGACCAAGGATAAAATTGATGCAAGACTGATTCTTTGCGGCGACGACAATAACGAATATGGGGCTGTTTGCAGAGATTATGTGGCTGAAAACCAGTTATCAGAATCGGTAAAATTTGCAGGGTTTTGTGTAGATATTAATGAATATTATATCAATGCAGATATTTTGGTATGTGGCAGCAAAATAGAGTCTTATCCCAATGTGGTTTCCGAAGCGTTAGCATCGGATTGTGTTGTAGTTTCGACACCGGTCGGCGGAGTGCCGGAAGTGATTAAGGATGAAGAAAACGGCTACTTATGTGATGGGTTTGATTCCTGTTCGATTGCAGAAAAGATGAAGGAAGCTGTTAGCGATTATTTTGAGAGGAAAGGGCACATGATAAGGCAATGTGCCCAAAATACTTATCAACAAAACCATTCCGAGAATGCCGTTTATCATGCAGTGCAAGCATATTATGATTTTGTTTTAAACGATTATCAGAGAAAAAAGAGTGAACAGGAAATAAAATATGAAGATTTGAAGATGATGTTTGAGGATTTATATGAGCGGTATTGTGAATATACAGATTTGGTGTTAGATCCCCTGTTTATCAGTTATAAACTGTGGTATTTATATCATATTGGAAAACTATATTTACAGGATTTCAGAACAAAACCCATTTATTTATGGGGAACGGACTGGGCAACGATTGTTGTAGTGGAGATGATGGCTGTGTTTTTTCCACAGTTAGAAGTCAGTGGTTTTATAGGCAATGATCATGGGGCATTATTCTTAGGAAAAACCATATGTTCTCCGGAAACGGTATTATCAGATAAGAATAGTATAATTTTTATCGCTACAGAAGACGAACAGGAATTTATTGAGAGATCTTTAGAGAGCCATGGTAAAAAGTGCGGGCAGGATTATTTTATGATGGCGATCAGAGTATGGTGA
- a CDS encoding glycosyltransferase family 2 protein produces the protein MLKESKVSYYDLRLDGKKQGKKVGFIVDNDNRDMAEIIGTEIFGGQDICYYDILNFNTDSIDSLKSDLETNGITEFSYIIIWGDSLADKNDSKRCMKSDEEEYSFNRYMHLILNAIKEKCKSIYVISPFRNSSGNEPERADRKCNAVLEKRNSMLKEIALKEEVSYIDVFEETQNSFTLQRVDMRASGTQRLKYLAKRIETEILSCRFLTDELSPGGKRLKLSVITVCYNSESTIEQTIKSVISQKNVDVEYIIVDGCSTDKTLQIVDRYKDKIAKVISEPDRGIFDAMNKGISLANGDIISFLNSDDWYEPNALYLVEQVFLRSGADIVVGNSYYISQAGEMVYYNGDKDTNNDIRVRMPYHHESIFARREQFKVADNFDLKFKLAADYDWFLRQFLCGVDIYRIDVPVFTFTYGGASSVNAIECAYEAKMIASNYAAKPEIRSGIDEHWVNAVAANIDSPEITEILKNKKFLRDGLLDKDKVYVWGTGRWAEKTIRLIEESGVSIFAYIDEDKDKQKSNFYGYKVIDFDNVPVNSEIIIATPKYEAEIRELLIQSGWDTRKIQSVNNLNKVVALQLARLWPELKVCNNKV, from the coding sequence ATGTTAAAGGAAAGTAAAGTAAGTTATTATGATCTGCGTCTGGATGGGAAGAAGCAGGGAAAGAAAGTTGGTTTTATTGTTGATAACGACAACAGGGACATGGCTGAGATTATAGGAACAGAAATCTTTGGCGGGCAGGATATTTGTTATTACGATATTTTGAACTTTAATACTGATAGTATTGACAGCTTAAAATCCGATTTAGAAACAAATGGAATCACAGAGTTCTCGTATATTATTATATGGGGAGATAGCCTTGCTGACAAGAACGACAGCAAGCGGTGTATGAAGTCCGATGAGGAAGAATATAGTTTTAACAGATACATGCACTTAATCCTGAATGCTATTAAAGAAAAATGTAAAAGTATTTATGTAATTTCGCCTTTTAGAAATTCCTCGGGAAATGAGCCTGAGAGAGCAGATCGAAAATGTAATGCGGTATTGGAAAAGAGAAATTCAATGCTTAAGGAAATTGCCCTTAAAGAAGAGGTCTCCTATATTGATGTATTTGAGGAAACACAGAACTCGTTTACATTACAACGTGTAGATATGAGAGCATCAGGGACACAGCGGCTGAAATATTTAGCGAAAAGGATAGAAACAGAGATACTCTCATGCAGGTTTCTGACCGATGAATTGTCTCCCGGTGGAAAAAGGCTAAAGCTGAGTGTAATTACTGTCTGCTATAACAGTGAAAGTACCATAGAACAGACAATAAAGAGTGTGATCAGCCAGAAAAATGTAGATGTTGAATATATTATTGTTGATGGTTGTTCTACGGATAAAACATTACAAATCGTTGACAGATATAAAGATAAGATTGCGAAAGTCATCTCTGAACCGGACAGAGGGATTTTTGATGCAATGAATAAAGGGATCAGCCTTGCAAATGGGGATATTATTTCATTTCTCAACAGCGATGACTGGTATGAACCAAATGCATTGTATCTCGTGGAGCAGGTTTTTCTGCGCTCCGGGGCTGATATTGTTGTGGGAAACAGTTACTATATTTCTCAGGCAGGTGAAATGGTTTATTATAATGGAGATAAAGACACCAATAATGATATTCGTGTCCGGATGCCTTATCACCATGAATCAATATTTGCCAGGAGGGAACAATTTAAAGTAGCAGATAATTTTGACCTGAAATTTAAACTGGCAGCAGACTATGATTGGTTTTTACGGCAGTTCTTATGTGGTGTCGACATTTATCGCATTGATGTACCTGTGTTTACTTTTACTTACGGAGGAGCAAGCAGTGTGAATGCCATTGAATGTGCATACGAGGCGAAAATGATAGCTTCTAATTATGCGGCGAAACCGGAAATACGTTCTGGAATCGATGAACACTGGGTGAATGCAGTTGCGGCTAATATTGACAGCCCTGAGATTACGGAGATATTGAAAAATAAAAAGTTCTTGAGAGATGGACTTTTAGATAAAGATAAAGTATATGTTTGGGGGACCGGCAGATGGGCAGAGAAGACAATACGACTGATAGAAGAAAGCGGCGTTAGTATATTTGCATATATAGATGAAGACAAAGATAAACAGAAATCGAACTTTTATGGATATAAAGTGATTGATTTTGATAATGTTCCGGTTAATAGTGAAATTATCATTGCAACGCCAAAATATGAGGCTGAGATAAGAGAATTACTGATTCAAAGTGGTTGGGATACCAGGAAAATACAATCTGTTAATAATTTAAACAAAGTAGTTGCGCTACAGCTCGCAAGACTCTGGCCAGAACTTAAGGTTTGTAACAACAAAGTTTAA
- a CDS encoding adenylyltransferase/cytidyltransferase family protein yields the protein MNKEYKKGFTAGAFDLFHAGHLNILEKCKQYCEYLMVGIMTDEFIEHQKGKKPFVPLDERMRIVKAIRYVDEVVPVDFHNTVKQDAWSLYHFDVCFSGDDHKEEFYNERQKLRELGSEMIFFPYTEHISSTKIKTLIDQRLI from the coding sequence GTGAATAAAGAATATAAAAAAGGATTCACAGCAGGGGCTTTTGATCTGTTCCATGCTGGACATTTAAATATATTGGAAAAATGTAAACAATATTGTGAATATTTAATGGTCGGAATCATGACAGATGAATTTATTGAACACCAAAAAGGAAAAAAGCCGTTTGTTCCATTGGACGAAAGAATGAGGATTGTAAAAGCAATCCGGTATGTTGATGAAGTCGTACCAGTAGATTTTCACAATACAGTCAAGCAAGATGCCTGGTCTCTTTACCATTTTGATGTTTGTTTTTCGGGAGATGATCATAAGGAAGAATTTTATAATGAGCGGCAGAAACTGAGAGAGCTAGGTTCGGAGATGATCTTTTTCCCGTACACGGAACACATTAGTTCTACAAAAATCAAGACACTGATAGATCAGAGATTGATTTAA